From the genome of Triticum aestivum cultivar Chinese Spring chromosome 3B, IWGSC CS RefSeq v2.1, whole genome shotgun sequence, one region includes:
- the LOC123069599 gene encoding NAC domain-containing protein 74, translating to METLRDMALPPGFGFHPKDTELVAHYLKKKILGQKIEYDIIPEVDIYKHEPWDLPAKCNVPTQDNKWHFFAARDRKYPNGARSNRATVAGYWKSTGKDRAIKVDKRTIGTKKTLVFHEGRPPTGKRTEWIMHEYYIDENECQSCPDMKDAFVLCKVTKRIDWTSENGNEVGNNNPQPQQANVAAILAVSVEQPDTAASSIIGDELPSDAATVAIPAHMTPDGNDDLKEWLEELLDTSFDPSANTAVDSVSAQLSPDEQNAESLNIGAMAPKVELDYASPNQTVVDDIDFLLPDDIHSMLYPGSDDFTSWQQTYFTAADPFSLSNNFMDEFQMKELQLPLENNGPNLYEPADTGIVVRTRHGGTSAASVPPYKARLQQSLGRMVTSSSESINQTIKFVDNNGHLDLMTNVKHQKKHVRDITCARQSDAEKCGSHNNQGFFRGVQRAFRGCSATGLNILVALCMVGVAAAILHHGRHRGGIRL from the exons ATGGAAACTCTACGTGACATGGCTCTGCCACCAGGATTTGGATTCCATCCTAAGGACACTGAACTCGTTGCTCACTATCTGAAAAAGAAAATACTTGGTCAGAAAATTGAATATGACATTATACCAGAGGTGGATATATACAAGCATGAACCATGGGATTTACCTG CGAAGTGCAATGTTCCAACACAGGATAACAAGTGGCATTTCTTTGCTGCTCGAGACAGAAAGTATCCTAATGGTGCTCGGTCAAATAGGGCAACGGTTGCTGGGTATTGGAAGTCTACTGGAAAAGACCGGGCCATTAAGGTGGATAAGAGGACCATAGGAACAAAGAAAACTTTAGTTTTTCATGAAGGTCGGCCTCCCACTGGAAAACGTACTGAGTGGATTATGCATGAATACTACATAGATGAGAACGAATGTCAATCCTGCCCTGATATGAAG GATGCCTTTGTTCTATGTAAAGTTACTAAAAGAATTGACTGGACATCAGAGAATGGTAACGAGGTGGGCAATAATAACCCTCAGCCACAACAAGCAAATGTTGCTGCTATTTTAGCTGTCAGTGTTGAACAGCCAGATACTGCTGCATCATCAATTATTGGTGATGAACTTCCAAGTGATGCTGCTACCGTAGCTATCCCTGCTCACATGACTCCAGATGGGAATGATGACCTTAAAGAATGGCTGGAAGAACTGCTTGATACCTCCTTTGATCCTTCTGCTAACACTGCAGTGGATTCTGTTTCTGCTCAACTGTCTCCGGATGAACAAAATGCTGAATCATTG AACATTGGTGCTATGGCTCCGAAGGTGGAACTGGACTATGCCAGTCCTAACCAGACTGTGGTAGACGATATAGACTTCCTGTTGCCAGATGATATTCACTCCATGTTGTATCCTGGTAGTGATGACTTCACTTCATGGCAGCAAACATACTTTACGGCGGCGGATCCCTTCAGTCTGTCAAACAACTTCAtggatgaatttcagatgaaagaGCTACAGTTACCTCTGGAAAATAATGGGCCTAATCTGTATGAACCTGCTGATACTGGAATTGTAGTGCGAACACGTCATGGGGGAACATCTGCAGCTAGCGTTCCACCATACAAGGCTCGACTTCAGCAAAGTCTTGGCAGGATGGTTACGAGCAGCTCTGAATCCATCAACCAGACTATCAAGTTCGTTGACAATAACGGTCATCTTGATCTCATGACTAATGTGAAACACCAGAAGAAACATGTGCGTGATATTACTTGTGCCAGGCAGTCTGATGCAGAGAAGTGTGGAAGTCACAACAACCAAGGATTTTTCAGGGGCGTCCAAAGGGCATTTAGAGGCTGTTCAGCAACAGGACTCAATATACTCGTTGCTCTTTGCATGGTTGGAGTTGCTGCAGCAATACTGCACCATGGACGTCACCGTGGCGGGATCAGATTGTAG